The following proteins are co-located in the Marinomonas profundi genome:
- the rpsH gene encoding 30S ribosomal protein S8 yields MSMQDTLADMFTRIRNAQMAAKTSVSMPSSKMKASIAAVLREEGYVGNFSIDEAVKPTLTIELKYYEGKPVIEQIKRASRPSLRQYKGTSALPKVEAGLGVAIISTSKGVMTDRAARAAGIGGEVICTVF; encoded by the coding sequence ATGAGTATGCAAGATACCCTTGCGGATATGTTTACACGTATTCGCAATGCACAGATGGCTGCAAAGACTTCTGTGAGCATGCCTTCATCAAAAATGAAGGCATCAATTGCTGCTGTTTTACGCGAAGAAGGTTACGTAGGTAACTTCTCTATCGATGAAGCAGTTAAGCCAACGCTTACTATCGAATTGAAATATTACGAAGGTAAGCCAGTTATCGAACAAATCAAACGCGCATCTCGCCCAAGTTTGCGTCAATACAAAGGCACGTCTGCTTTACCAAAAGTAGAAGCTGGCCTTGGTGTTGCAATCATCTCTACCTCTAAAGGTGTGATGACAGACCGTGCAGCTCGTGCTGCTGGTATCGGTGGCGAAGTAATCTGCACAGTATTCTAG
- the rpsN gene encoding 30S ribosomal protein S14 produces the protein MAKVSMIQREAKRTKLVAKYAEKRAALKTIISDVNASDDEKWDATLKLQALPRDSSSSRQRNRCQITGRPHGVYRRFGLSRIKLREAAMRGDVPGLKKASW, from the coding sequence ATGGCTAAAGTATCAATGATTCAGCGCGAAGCAAAGCGTACCAAATTAGTAGCTAAGTATGCTGAAAAGCGTGCCGCTCTAAAAACGATCATTAGCGACGTTAATGCATCGGATGATGAAAAGTGGGATGCAACGCTTAAATTACAAGCGTTGCCACGCGATTCATCTTCTTCACGTCAGCGTAATCGTTGCCAAATTACAGGTCGTCCGCACGGTGTATACCGTCGTTTTGGCCTGTCTCGTATCAAACTGCGTGAAGCAGCGATGCGTGGCGACGTTCCAGGCTTGAAGAAAGCTAGTTGGTAA
- the rplE gene encoding 50S ribosomal protein L5, whose protein sequence is MARLKQVYKDQVVAKLTEEFSYKNVMEVPKITKITLNMGVGEAIADKKLLEHAVNDLEALSGQKVVVTKARKSVAGFKIRDGYPIGCKVTLRGERMWDFFDRLVDVAIPRIRDFRGLNPKSFDGRGNYSMGVKEQIIFPEIDYDKVDRVRGMDITITTTARTDEEGRALLAAFSFPFKK, encoded by the coding sequence ATGGCGAGACTTAAGCAAGTTTATAAAGATCAAGTTGTAGCAAAACTGACAGAAGAGTTTAGCTACAAAAACGTGATGGAAGTGCCGAAAATCACTAAAATCACATTAAATATGGGTGTTGGTGAAGCTATCGCAGACAAGAAACTTCTTGAGCATGCGGTAAATGATCTTGAAGCACTTAGCGGCCAGAAAGTTGTAGTGACTAAGGCGCGTAAATCTGTAGCAGGCTTTAAAATCCGTGACGGTTATCCGATCGGTTGTAAAGTGACGCTACGTGGTGAGCGTATGTGGGATTTCTTTGACCGTTTGGTTGATGTTGCTATTCCACGTATCCGTGACTTCCGTGGACTTAACCCTAAGTCTTTCGATGGTCGTGGTAACTACAGCATGGGTGTTAAAGAGCAGATCATCTTCCCAGAGATCGACTACGATAAAGTGGACCGTGTACGTGGTATGGATATTACCATTACAACGACTGCTCGTACCGACGAAGAAGGTCGTGCTTTGCTAGCCGCCTTTAGTTTCCCTTTCAAGAAATAA
- the rplX gene encoding 50S ribosomal protein L24, giving the protein MRKIKRNDEIIVIAGKDKGKRGKVVKVVDENRVLVSGINTVKKHEKPNPMKGSTGGIVEQEAPIQVSNVAIFNSATGKADRVGFKLNEDGTKVRVFKSNSEAIDA; this is encoded by the coding sequence ATGCGCAAAATCAAACGTAACGACGAAATTATCGTGATTGCTGGTAAAGATAAAGGCAAGCGCGGTAAAGTTGTTAAGGTAGTAGACGAAAATCGAGTTCTAGTTTCTGGCATTAATACTGTTAAGAAACACGAGAAGCCAAATCCTATGAAAGGATCAACTGGCGGTATCGTTGAGCAAGAAGCACCTATCCAGGTTTCCAATGTAGCCATTTTTAACAGTGCTACGGGTAAAGCGGATCGCGTCGGCTTTAAATTGAATGAAGACGGTACGAAAGTGCGTGTTTTTAAATCAAATAGTGAAGCGATCGACGCCTAA
- the rplN gene encoding 50S ribosomal protein L14, whose protein sequence is MIQTESMLDVADNSGAKRVQCIKVLGGSHRRYAAIGDIIKVTVKEAIPRGRVKKGQVLNAVVVRTKKGVRRSDGSVIRFDVNSAVLLNASGQPIGTRIFGPVTRELRTEQFMKIVSLAPEVL, encoded by the coding sequence ATGATTCAAACAGAATCGATGCTTGATGTTGCAGATAACAGCGGCGCAAAGCGTGTTCAGTGTATTAAAGTACTGGGTGGCTCACATCGTCGTTATGCTGCTATCGGTGACATTATTAAGGTCACAGTAAAAGAAGCGATCCCTCGTGGTCGTGTTAAAAAAGGGCAGGTTCTAAACGCAGTTGTCGTTAGGACTAAGAAAGGTGTTCGTCGTTCTGATGGCTCAGTGATCCGTTTTGATGTAAACTCAGCGGTTCTATTGAATGCTTCAGGACAGCCTATTGGTACTCGTATCTTTGGCCCTGTAACACGTGAATTGCGAACTGAGCAGTTCATGAAAATTGTTTCTCTTGCACCTGAAGTGCTGTAA
- the rpsQ gene encoding 30S ribosomal protein S17 — MAETKARTVTGKVVSDKMDKTITVLVERTEKHPLYGKFVRRSTKLHAHDENNECQIGDTVKVVETRPYSKSKTWNLVQVVEKAAAV, encoded by the coding sequence ATGGCAGAAACAAAAGCGCGTACCGTTACTGGTAAAGTAGTAAGCGACAAGATGGATAAAACCATCACGGTACTGGTTGAGCGTACGGAGAAACACCCTTTATACGGTAAGTTTGTACGTCGTTCGACCAAACTACACGCTCACGATGAAAACAATGAGTGTCAGATCGGTGATACCGTTAAGGTCGTAGAAACACGCCCTTACTCTAAGTCTAAGACTTGGAATCTGGTTCAAGTTGTTGAGAAAGCAGCAGCTGTATAA
- the rpmC gene encoding 50S ribosomal protein L29 gives MKAKEMQEKSVAELQATLIELLREQFTLRMQKATGQLAQTHLLSQVRRNIARVKTVLNDKAGN, from the coding sequence ATGAAAGCAAAAGAAATGCAAGAAAAGTCTGTAGCTGAGCTACAAGCGACCTTGATTGAACTGCTACGTGAGCAATTTACTCTGCGTATGCAGAAAGCCACTGGTCAGTTAGCGCAAACTCATTTGCTCTCGCAAGTTCGCCGCAATATCGCACGTGTTAAAACCGTGCTAAATGATAAGGCAGGTAACTAA
- the rplP gene encoding 50S ribosomal protein L16, translating into MLQPKRTKFRKMQKGRNRGLALRGNQVSFGEFGLKSTERGRLTARQIEAARRAMTRHIKRGGRIWIRVFPDKPITQKPLEVRQGKGKGSVEYWVAQIQPGKMLYEVEGVSEQLAREAFALAAAKLPLSTTFVTRTVM; encoded by the coding sequence ATGTTACAACCGAAACGTACTAAGTTCCGCAAGATGCAAAAAGGCCGTAACCGCGGTCTTGCTCTTCGCGGAAACCAAGTTAGCTTTGGTGAATTCGGATTGAAGTCCACTGAACGTGGTCGTCTTACTGCTCGTCAAATTGAAGCGGCGCGTCGTGCAATGACTCGTCACATCAAGCGTGGTGGTAGAATCTGGATTCGTGTGTTCCCTGATAAGCCGATTACTCAGAAGCCTCTTGAGGTTCGTCAGGGTAAAGGTAAGGGTAGCGTAGAATACTGGGTTGCGCAGATCCAACCTGGAAAAATGCTTTATGAAGTTGAGGGCGTTTCAGAACAGTTAGCACGCGAAGCGTTTGCGTTGGCTGCTGCTAAGCTTCCTCTGTCCACAACTTTCGTAACGCGTACGGTGATGTAG
- the rpsC gene encoding 30S ribosomal protein S3, which translates to MGQKVHPTGIRLGIVKDHTSTWYANNQNYSKLLLNDLQVRAFLEKKLVQASVSRIEIQRPAQTARITIHTARPGIVIGKKGEDVEKLRNAVSEMMGVPVHINIEEIRKPEMDAKLVAQNIASQLERRVMFRRAMKRAVQNAMRAGAKGIKVQVSGRLGGAEIARAEWYREGRVPLHTLRADIDYATYEAATTYGIIGVKVWIFKGEILGGIEQVRADKGAQKKKSK; encoded by the coding sequence ATGGGTCAGAAGGTTCATCCAACTGGTATACGCCTAGGGATAGTTAAAGATCATACTTCTACTTGGTATGCGAACAATCAAAACTACTCTAAGCTGTTATTAAACGATCTTCAGGTTCGTGCGTTCCTGGAGAAAAAATTGGTCCAGGCTTCTGTTTCTCGTATTGAGATCCAGCGCCCTGCTCAGACAGCCCGTATTACAATTCACACTGCCCGTCCAGGCATCGTGATTGGTAAGAAAGGTGAAGATGTTGAGAAGCTACGTAATGCAGTTTCTGAAATGATGGGCGTACCTGTCCACATCAACATCGAAGAAATTCGTAAGCCTGAAATGGATGCGAAGTTGGTTGCGCAAAATATTGCAAGCCAACTTGAGCGTCGCGTTATGTTCCGTCGTGCTATGAAGCGTGCGGTACAAAATGCTATGCGTGCAGGCGCAAAAGGTATCAAGGTTCAGGTGAGTGGTCGTTTAGGCGGTGCAGAAATTGCACGTGCTGAGTGGTACCGTGAAGGCCGTGTGCCTCTACACACTCTACGCGCTGACATTGACTACGCTACTTATGAAGCAGCTACAACTTACGGCATCATTGGCGTAAAAGTGTGGATCTTCAAAGGCGAAATCTTGGGCGGTATTGAACAAGTGCGAGCTGACAAAGGCGCACAAAAGAAGAAGTCTAAGTAG
- the rplV gene encoding 50S ribosomal protein L22: MSEVSASLKGARLSAQKARLVIDQIRGKSVSEALNILTFSPKKAAVIVKKVLESAIANAEHNEGADVDDLRVSTAYVDEAMTLKRIMPRAKGRADRILKRGCHITVKVAD, from the coding sequence ATGAGTGAAGTAAGCGCTTCATTGAAGGGTGCTCGCCTCTCAGCGCAGAAGGCCCGTTTGGTTATAGATCAAATCCGCGGCAAATCTGTTAGCGAAGCACTGAACATTTTAACGTTCAGTCCTAAGAAGGCGGCAGTAATTGTCAAGAAAGTACTAGAGTCTGCTATAGCTAACGCTGAGCATAACGAAGGTGCTGATGTAGATGACTTGCGTGTGTCTACGGCTTACGTTGATGAGGCAATGACTCTGAAACGTATTATGCCACGTGCCAAAGGCCGTGCTGACCGTATTCTAAAACGCGGTTGCCATATTACAGTTAAAGTCGCTGACTAA
- the rpsS gene encoding 30S ribosomal protein S19, which yields MPRSLKKGPFIDLHLLKKVEAAVEKNDRRPIKTWSRRSTIFPDFVGLTIAVHNGRQHVPVLVTEDMVGHKLGEFAPTRTYRGHAADKKAKR from the coding sequence GTGCCACGTTCACTAAAAAAAGGTCCTTTTATCGACCTTCATTTGTTGAAAAAGGTAGAGGCTGCGGTAGAGAAAAATGATCGTCGTCCAATTAAAACTTGGTCACGCCGTTCTACTATCTTCCCTGATTTTGTAGGGTTGACTATCGCTGTCCATAATGGTCGCCAGCATGTTCCAGTTCTAGTAACTGAAGATATGGTCGGTCATAAATTGGGTGAGTTCGCTCCGACCCGTACATATCGTGGTCATGCTGCGGACAAGAAAGCCAAACGGTAA
- the rplB gene encoding 50S ribosomal protein L2, with protein MAVVKSKPTSAGRRHVVKVTNNDLHKGAPYAPLLDKKSKSGGRNNNGRITTRHVGGGHKQHYRMVDFRRNKDGISAVVERLEYDPNRSANIALIKYADGERRYIIASKGMVAGNVVFSGADAPIKAGNTLPLQNIPVGSTVHCVELKPGKGAQVARSAGASAQLVAREGRYVTLRLRSGEMRKVLTECRATLGEVSNSEHSLRVLGKAGATRWRGVRPTVRGAAMNPVDHPHGGGEGRSKGGRHPVTPWGVPTKGYKTRSNKRTDKLIVRRRTK; from the coding sequence ATGGCTGTTGTTAAAAGTAAGCCAACGTCTGCAGGCCGTCGTCACGTTGTTAAAGTTACCAACAACGATTTGCACAAAGGCGCACCGTATGCACCTTTGCTAGACAAAAAAAGCAAATCTGGTGGACGTAACAATAACGGACGCATCACTACGCGTCACGTAGGTGGTGGTCATAAGCAGCATTACCGTATGGTTGATTTCCGTCGTAATAAAGATGGGATTTCTGCGGTAGTTGAGCGTTTGGAATATGATCCAAACCGTTCTGCAAATATTGCATTGATTAAATATGCTGATGGTGAGCGTCGTTACATTATCGCTTCTAAAGGTATGGTCGCTGGCAATGTTGTTTTTAGTGGTGCAGATGCGCCTATCAAAGCGGGTAATACTTTGCCTCTGCAAAATATTCCGGTTGGTAGTACCGTACACTGTGTCGAGCTTAAGCCAGGTAAAGGTGCACAAGTTGCCCGTTCTGCCGGTGCTTCTGCTCAGCTAGTTGCTCGTGAAGGTCGTTACGTTACGCTTCGCCTACGTTCAGGTGAAATGCGTAAAGTATTGACAGAATGTCGCGCTACTTTAGGTGAAGTATCAAACTCTGAGCATAGCTTACGAGTTCTTGGTAAAGCTGGTGCTACGCGTTGGCGTGGTGTTCGTCCTACCGTTCGCGGTGCGGCGATGAACCCAGTGGATCACCCACATGGTGGTGGTGAAGGTCGTAGCAAAGGTGGTCGTCACCCAGTTACGCCATGGGGTGTGCCTACTAAAGGTTACAAAACACGCAGCAACAAGCGTACTGACAAACTTATTGTACGTCGCCGTACTAAGTAA
- the rplW gene encoding 50S ribosomal protein L23: MIGERIYKVLLGPHISEKATIVAEGNGQYVFRVTGDATKPEIKQAIEALFEVKVESVRTLNHKGKTKRTVRGLGKRKDVKKAYVRLAEGQDIDFMVAE, encoded by the coding sequence ATGATCGGCGAACGTATTTATAAAGTTCTGTTGGGTCCACATATTTCCGAAAAAGCAACGATCGTAGCCGAAGGCAATGGTCAGTATGTTTTTCGTGTAACTGGTGATGCAACTAAACCTGAAATCAAACAAGCTATCGAAGCGCTTTTTGAAGTCAAAGTTGAGTCTGTTCGTACGTTGAACCATAAAGGTAAAACTAAGCGTACAGTTCGTGGTCTAGGTAAGCGTAAAGACGTGAAAAAAGCGTATGTACGTTTGGCTGAAGGTCAAGACATTGATTTCATGGTCGCTGAATAA
- the rplD gene encoding 50S ribosomal protein L4, which yields MNLNLTGAEGTVEVSDVAFAREYNEALVHQVVTSYLAGARQGSRAQKTRSEVAGGGRKPWKQKGSGRARAGTIRSPLWRSGGVTFAAKPQDHSQKVNKKMYRAAMRTIWSELVRQDRLVVVEDLKLEAPKTKLFIAKMAELNIENALIVSHELDSNLFLAARNIPNVDVRDAASIDPVSLIAYDKVLVTVGALKQVEEALA from the coding sequence ATGAACTTGAATCTAACAGGCGCGGAAGGAACAGTAGAAGTTTCTGATGTAGCCTTTGCTCGTGAATATAACGAGGCGTTGGTTCACCAAGTAGTAACATCTTACTTGGCTGGCGCTCGTCAAGGCTCACGCGCACAAAAAACTCGCTCTGAAGTAGCAGGTGGTGGACGCAAACCTTGGAAACAAAAAGGTTCTGGTCGTGCACGCGCAGGTACTATCCGTAGCCCTTTATGGCGCTCTGGTGGTGTTACTTTCGCTGCGAAACCACAAGACCACTCTCAGAAAGTGAACAAGAAGATGTATCGTGCAGCAATGCGCACCATCTGGTCTGAACTTGTACGTCAAGACCGTCTTGTTGTGGTTGAAGATCTTAAATTGGAAGCTCCAAAAACTAAGCTCTTCATAGCAAAAATGGCAGAATTGAATATTGAGAACGCTTTAATTGTTTCCCACGAGTTGGATAGCAATTTATTCTTAGCGGCTCGCAACATTCCTAACGTAGATGTACGTGATGCAGCGTCTATCGACCCTGTTAGCTTGATTGCTTACGACAAAGTGTTGGTGACAGTTGGTGCTCTGAAACAAGTTGAGGAGGCACTAGCATGA
- the rplC gene encoding 50S ribosomal protein L3 yields the protein MAIQLVGRKAGMTRIFTEEGVSVPVTVIEVEPNRVTQVKTTETDGYQAIQITVGSRRSSRVNKAAAGHYAKANVEAGRGLWEFRLAGDEKEINVGDELTVADFESIQMVDVTGQSKGKGFQGAIKRHNFSMQDATHGNSLSHRAPGSIGQCQTPGRVWKGKKMAGHMGAAQVTTQSLEVVRVDTERNLILVKGAVPGAVNGDVILQSAVKAR from the coding sequence ATGGCTATTCAATTAGTCGGACGCAAAGCCGGAATGACACGTATCTTCACTGAAGAGGGTGTATCCGTGCCAGTAACCGTCATCGAGGTTGAACCGAACCGCGTTACTCAGGTGAAAACAACAGAAACTGATGGCTACCAAGCTATTCAGATTACTGTAGGTTCTCGCCGTTCGAGCCGCGTTAACAAAGCTGCTGCGGGTCATTATGCAAAAGCGAATGTTGAAGCAGGTCGTGGTTTGTGGGAGTTCCGCCTGGCAGGTGACGAAAAAGAAATCAATGTTGGTGATGAGCTAACTGTTGCTGATTTCGAATCTATCCAAATGGTTGATGTAACTGGTCAATCAAAGGGTAAAGGGTTTCAAGGTGCCATTAAGCGTCATAATTTCAGTATGCAAGATGCTACACATGGTAACTCATTGTCTCACCGTGCACCTGGTTCTATCGGCCAATGTCAAACACCTGGTCGTGTTTGGAAAGGCAAGAAGATGGCTGGCCATATGGGTGCTGCACAAGTCACTACTCAATCACTAGAAGTGGTTCGTGTAGACACAGAACGTAACCTTATCCTTGTGAAAGGTGCCGTACCTGGTGCAGTAAATGGTGATGTTATTCTTCAATCAGCTGTTAAAGCTCGCTAA
- the rpsJ gene encoding 30S ribosomal protein S10 produces the protein MQSQKIRIRLKAFDHRLIDASTQEIVDTAKRTGAQVRGPIPLPTRKERYTVLISPHVNKDARDQYEIRTHKRVLDIVEPTEKTVDALMKLDLAAGVEVQISLG, from the coding sequence ATGCAAAGCCAAAAAATCCGTATTCGTCTGAAAGCGTTTGATCATCGTTTGATCGATGCTTCAACACAAGAAATTGTGGACACAGCGAAGCGTACAGGTGCGCAAGTGCGTGGACCGATTCCACTTCCTACTCGCAAAGAGCGTTATACAGTATTGATTTCTCCACACGTAAATAAAGATGCGCGTGATCAGTATGAAATCCGTACACACAAACGTGTTCTAGACATCGTTGAGCCAACTGAAAAAACAGTTGATGCTTTGATGAAGCTAGATCTTGCGGCAGGCGTGGAAGTACAAATTTCTTTGGGTTAA
- the tuf gene encoding elongation factor Tu: MAKSKFERNKPHVNVGTIGHVDHGKTTLTAALTRVCAEVFGGTAVAFDGIDNAPEERERGITISTSHVEYDSPTRHYAHVDCPGHADYVKNMITGAAQMDGAILVCGATDGPMPQTREHILLSRQVGVPYIVVFLNKSDLLAEDCGGADSEEYAEMLELVEMELRDLLSEYDFPGDDTPIIPGSALMALKGEDDNEMGTTAVKKLVETLDAYIPEPERAIDGAFLMPIEDVFSIQGRGTVVTGRVERGIVKIQEEVEIVGIVDTIKTTCTGVEMFRKLLDEGRAGENCGILLRGTKREDVQRGQVLAKPGSITPHTTFEAEVYVLGKDEGGRHTPFFKGYRPQFYFRTTDVTGACSLPEGVEMVMPGDNIQMTVELIHPIAMDEGLRFAIREGGRTVGAGVVAKILK; the protein is encoded by the coding sequence ATGGCAAAGAGTAAATTCGAACGTAATAAACCACATGTTAACGTTGGCACTATCGGTCACGTTGACCATGGTAAAACAACGCTAACAGCAGCATTGACTCGTGTATGTGCAGAAGTATTTGGCGGTACAGCCGTTGCTTTTGACGGTATCGATAATGCTCCTGAAGAGCGTGAGCGTGGCATCACTATCTCTACTTCTCACGTAGAGTATGATTCTCCAACTCGTCACTATGCACACGTAGACTGTCCTGGACACGCCGATTATGTTAAAAACATGATCACTGGTGCTGCTCAAATGGATGGCGCTATTCTAGTTTGTGGTGCGACTGATGGCCCAATGCCTCAGACTCGTGAGCACATCCTTCTTTCTCGTCAAGTAGGTGTTCCTTACATCGTTGTTTTCTTGAACAAGTCTGACTTGTTGGCTGAAGACTGTGGTGGTGCGGATTCTGAAGAATACGCTGAAATGCTAGAATTGGTTGAGATGGAGTTGCGTGACCTTCTTTCTGAATACGACTTCCCAGGTGATGACACTCCAATCATCCCAGGTTCTGCGCTAATGGCGTTGAAAGGCGAAGACGACAACGAAATGGGTACAACTGCAGTTAAGAAATTGGTTGAAACTCTAGATGCTTACATTCCTGAGCCAGAGCGTGCTATCGACGGTGCATTCCTAATGCCAATCGAAGACGTATTCTCTATCCAGGGTCGTGGTACGGTTGTTACTGGTCGTGTTGAGCGTGGTATCGTTAAAATCCAAGAAGAAGTTGAGATTGTTGGTATCGTTGATACTATCAAAACAACTTGTACTGGTGTTGAGATGTTCCGTAAGCTTCTTGACGAAGGTCGTGCTGGTGAGAACTGTGGTATCCTTCTTCGTGGTACTAAGCGTGAAGATGTTCAGCGTGGTCAAGTATTGGCTAAGCCTGGTTCAATCACTCCTCACACTACGTTTGAAGCAGAAGTTTACGTGTTGGGTAAAGATGAAGGTGGTCGTCATACGCCATTCTTTAAAGGCTACCGTCCACAGTTCTACTTCCGTACAACTGACGTAACGGGTGCGTGTTCTCTTCCTGAAGGCGTAGAAATGGTTATGCCTGGCGATAACATTCAAATGACTGTTGAGCTAATTCACCCAATCGCGATGGACGAAGGTCTACGTTTCGCGATCCGTGAAGGTGGTCGTACAGTTGGTGCTGGTGTTGTAGCTAAAATCCTTAAGTAA